TCAGCCTCGCTCATGTGCCGGTCGTTCGCTTCCGCGCGGCGGCGGGCTTGCGAGGACGGCCACCCCTGCGCCCGTTCTCCCGAGCGGCTCGCGCTTTCGCCGGGGTGGACATGCGACCTCCCTTGCGCCCCATCTTCCGGGCCAGGATCCCCATCCAGCGGTCTGAACCGAGCAACTCTTCCAGCAGTCCAGCCACCGACACGTCGGCATCCAGCTTTTCCCAGTGCAACGTGTCCAGGGGCCAGATCTCGACCTCGCTCAGCTCCTCATCGGAAGCGCCCGCCAGCTC
This sequence is a window from Gemmatimonadota bacterium. Protein-coding genes within it:
- a CDS encoding DUF2442 domain-containing protein, producing the protein MRRKKARGSEAARQTRLAARRGHAMETSPYRAVRAAYEPEVRKLVLELANGAEIHVPVDRLEELAGASDEELSEVEIWPLDTLHWEKLDADVSVAGLLEELLGSDRWMGILARKMGRKGGRMSTPAKARAARENGRRGGRPRKPAAARKRTTGT